From the Saccharomycodes ludwigii strain NBRC 1722 chromosome I, whole genome shotgun sequence genome, one window contains:
- the BSP1 gene encoding Bsp1p (similar to Saccharomyces cerevisiae YPR171W | BSP1 | Binding protein of Synaptojanin Polyphosphoinositide phosphatase domain), whose amino-acid sequence MYQRPHQPIEFTRQDSDLNVYLQNVEELDKQRRTGNINDNNVNNNEKKIIPPSINNHKRYNHSREDIEKSRRLLTAPTNNYDNVGTSYETSLGNANPISKSTNNRNFYSAYSYDRIYSSTGTNELSGDLNPNKYVISEDDYELLQTVKFSMNGKKKNMNILPAYSNVDENLNRGQQGRVRINYGLNNLNVENDAEYSDSFALSNLSSSRRYGGNDGKLRNGHYHDDDYDDIEYYPVELPDNYDLPKPGAIFKNLKEKNSHRSEVPKKPIKPRKLSELDINNSNYDSNKYASSYSFPFAGPVIKPKSSRFAYDSIGMDNDYEQQKLSSVDYDDDDYQGDADKYYHSKYDKSRSRPPPIPAKKSHLSEEISYFEVEPPSRRKNTRTTTTTTTTTTKRVFRKPLDLNSTLGTSTVEVEKYEDDELQPASLNGSPTRRSYMDSLGESRSPSRIPRFTSSSSSPRRQQYMDSLGESRSPSRIPRFTSSSSSPRRQQYMDSLSTRDETSPTRIPQHLSRMKSSARGISSSPGKSYMDSLSEKARDVTSTSTTNKILSSRKHRDSQDTFWNSNALKNLSTQHNTAIVKAPFIPKKPAKLRAAGTDGNDNNGTIFEEDDVDDNEVLVQEINRLKLKKTVKEKPKVPNKKMELQVELPKLRKVKTPTRKNTGATMIDDNSQVSPIQLPKLRKSVSPQRTNKTYDEVQFPELKPVSKNINENRKSKKDEEALEPIEKIKKLNKAPPKPTRKPSLPEALKKINNLNKVEISPSRIVSIPEAITVRKTLLKSKTAPDHGSTSGNVANDLIKPAQIENPFIAGLKKNLSSRNTDIGIGSGNSTMYNTEANEPKLRHVTKNRSRGPKRRLPSNIVKN is encoded by the coding sequence ATGTATCAACGACCACATCAACCAATAGAATTTACTAGACAGGACTCGGATTTAAACGTTTATCTACAAAATGTTGAAGAATTAGATAAACAAAGAAGAACTGGAAAtatcaatgataataatgtgaataataacgaaaaaaaaataattcctCCTTCTATTAATAATCACAAACGCTATAATCATTCGAGAGaagatattgaaaaaagtaGGCGATTGCTGACTGCGCCAACAAACAACTACGATAATGTAGGCACGTCCTATGAAACTTCCCTTGGTAACGCTAATCCTATTTCCAAATCCACCAACAATagaaatttttattctgCTTATAGCTATGATAGGATCTATTCTAGCACTGGTACCAATGAATTGAGTGGAGATTTAAATCCCAATAAGTATGTTATTTCAGAAGATGATTACGAGTTATTACAGACCGTGAAATTTTCGATGAacgggaaaaaaaaaaatatgaacaTCCTTCCTGCTTATTCAAACGTTGATGAAAATCTTAACAGAGGCCAACAAGGAAGAGTGAGAATCAACTATGGGCTGAATAATCTAAATGTAGAAAACGATGCGGAATATTCTGATTCTTTTGCTCTTTCAAACCTCTCATCATCAAGAAGATATGGGGGTAATGATGGAAAGTTAAGAAACGGTCATTACCATGACGATGATTATGATGATATTGAATATTATCCTGTTGAATTACCGGATAATTATGACTTGCCTAAACCAGGAgctatatttaaaaatctaAAGGAAAAGAATAGTCATAGAAGTGAGGTACCCAAAAAACCAATCAAACCCAGAAAATTAAGCGAGcttgatataaataatagtaattatGATTCTAATAAGTATGCTTCTTCTTATTCTTTTCCCTTTGCTGGACCTGTTATTAAGCCAAAGTCTTCTAGATTCGCTTATGACAGCATTGGTATGGATAATGATTATGAACAGCAAAAATTATCATCAGTTGATTATGATGACGACGACTACCAAGGGGATGCCgataaatattatcataGCAAATACGATAAAAGCAGATCTAGACCACCACCTATTCCAGCAAAAAAATCACATTTGTCAGAAGAAATTTCTTATTTTGAGGTGGAGCCACCATCTAGAAGGAAAAATACCAGAACTACAACCACGACTACAACCACAACAACTAAGAGGGTTTTTAGGAAACCTCTAGATTTAAATTCTACACTAGGCACGAGTACCGTTGAAGTAGAAAAATACGAAGATGATGAGTTGCAACCTGCAAGTTTGAATGGCTCGCCTACGAGGAGATCATATATGGATTCCTTGGGCGAGAGTAGATCACCTTCTAGAATACCTAGATTTACTTCATCGTCTTCATCTCCAAGAAGACAACAATATATGGATTCCTTGGGTGAGAGTAGATCACCTTCTAGAATACCTAGATTTacttcttcatcttcatcaccAAGGAGACAACAATATATGGATTCTTTGTCCACGAGAGATGAAACAAGTCCGACTAGAATACCGCAACACTTATCTAGAATGAAATCTAGCGCAAGGGGTATTTCTAGTTCACCCGGAAAATCGTATATGGATTCCTTATCTGAAAAGGCACGAGATGTTACTAGCACTAGCACAaccaataaaatattatcgtCAAGAAAGCATAGAGATTCTCAAGACACGTTTTGGAATTCTAACgcattgaaaaatttaagcACGCAGCACAATACCGCAATAGTAAAGGCACCATTCATACCTAAAAAACCGGCCAAATTACGTGCTGCTGGCACTGACGGTAACGATAACAACGGTACCATATTTGAGGAGGATGATGTGGATGATAATGAGGTTTTAGtacaagaaattaatagactgaaattaaaaaaaacggttaaagaaaaaccaaaagttcctaataaaaaaatggaattaCAAGTTGAGTTACCAAAATTACGTAAGGTAAAAACTCCCACTAGAAAAAATACTGGTGCTACAATGATTGATGATAATAGCCAAGTTTCTCCAATTCAGTTGCCTAAATTAAGGAAGAGTGTATCACCACAAAgaacaaataaaacttaTGACGAAGTGCAATTTCCAGAATTGAAACCGGTATCTAAAAAcataaatgaaaatagaaagagtaaaaaagatgaagagGCATTGGAACCAAtcgaaaaaattaaaaaattgaataaagcACCACCAAAACCTACCCGTAAACCATCGTTACCAGAAgccttaaaaaaaatcaataatttaaataaagtgGAAATATCGCCATCTAGAATAGTTTCCATACCTGAAGCAATAACTGTaagaaaaactttattaaaatcaaaaactgCGCCAGATCACGGTAGTACTAGTGGTAATGTTGCCAACGACTTGATAAAACCTGCTCAAATAGAGAATCCATTTATAGCGgggttaaaaaaaaacttatcTAGTAGGAACACTGATATTGGAATTGGTAGTGGTAATTCAACAATGTATAATACTGAAGCCAATGAACCTAAACTACGACATGTCACCAAAAACAGATCACGTGGACCCAAAAGAAGATTACCCTCTAATATAGTCAAGAACTAA